From one Dermacentor variabilis isolate Ectoservices chromosome 3, ASM5094787v1, whole genome shotgun sequence genomic stretch:
- the LOC142574300 gene encoding uncharacterized protein LOC142574300, whose amino-acid sequence MVFELAITSDTWTQRWSSSFPYALQRVYARVREASSSLLPGAAPASRAAGDLLHRRCRRWETTLKSSELADRSSGPSGKPKVPLEFKDFEPPPDKNCRTILY is encoded by the exons ATGGTGTTCGAACTTGCGATCACGAGCGACACTTGGACGCAACGCTGGAGCAGCTCGTTTCCTTATGCCTTGCAGCGCGTTTATG CCAGAGtgcgggaagcctcgagctcgcttcttcccggcgCCGCCCCGGCTTCgagggccgccggggaccttctccatcggcgttgccgccgctgggagacgactctcaaaagttcagagttggcagaccgcagctctgggccatccggcaagccgaaggtgccgctcgagttcaaggacttcgagccgccacctgacaaaaactgccggaccattctctattaa
- the LOC142576485 gene encoding uncharacterized protein LOC142576485, translated as MPGCCVPQCSNHSRNGWRMFHFPRDPKRRLLWLVRVKRDKWQPTNSSCVCSAHFEASSFEQNRADGWKKLKPNAVPTVFPFKELPKERRPPRERNAHVPALFSDDAAAHNSSREVRNVLPSTTQEFSPADSSSDGEINERLAATETNNANGQLTSTPRDARLQETAIVTATQPLDSEAAELRKKIADLTAANNKLRQHHNESKNTVKKLQMQVRKLQKEATNFSRNTKFLNEDQIRALSRNNNHGNSWSAQTVKQGLKIKFACGTTGYETLRKIGYPLPSSRTLARRIQGLKFLPGILHEVIDVMRSKAEGMEDVEKDRVLFLDEMEIAPGFELDRGEDVLLGGTTLPSKPEEPANHALVFMLGGVNQRWKQVIAYEFTGRHVDGSVLKAYVLEIVQICSQISLRVRVITCDMGAANRAMWREFGFSSHRHSTTSCSIPHPTLKGKELFFISDPAHVLKNLKGQLLSSKVFTLSDTTVSRNGLTASKVKLEHVQAVLDYDAANELKVAPNLSETHISCGHFTKMKVGVAVQLFREAPPAIRFLIKEGVIEPEAETTAWFMDLVSRWYALMSSRHPTMALSRRNITKYHAALDTLRTATDTIRELKMGTGSQWKPSQAGVLIATTAVLRLQEVLLGSEGYEFLLTSRLLQDCLENLFSVVRLMKPVPTAYDLKCALRLVSVSHFLHTPRSTSYELDDREYLVDLLAHSKKECAESEVDEINDTEILFIEELTSTECRILFYLGGFILKGILKSITCPQCKAALLGKPDDQYASLTALKEYVRDGQNLVYPSADVMKTLKNYEEHFTAVNSWCTGKFFTMKSPLRSLIAYLEGIDKPSVNTCMAHKERISKMLTAAYARVRLRIHLRQIPSTHPSGHGSKTCAGVSLA; from the exons ATGCCTGGATGTTGTGTTCCTCAGTGCTCCAACCATTCGAGAAATGGTTGGAGGATGTTCCATTTTCCAAGGGACCCAAAAAGGCGGCTTCTGTGGCTGGTGCGAGTCAAGCGTGACAAGTGGCAACCGACGAACTCCTCGTGTGTCTGCAGC GCTCATTTCGAAGCCAGCAGCTTCGAACAGAACCGCGCGGATGGGTGGAAGAAGCTCAAGCCTAATGCTGTACCAACGGTGTTCCCATTCAAAG AACTTCCTAAAGAGCGAAGGCCACCAAGGGAACGAAATGCACACGTGCCTGCATTATTCAGTGACGACGCAGCCGCACACAATTCTTCACGAGAAGTGAGAAACGTTCTTCCCTCAACTACGCAGGAATTTTCTCCCGCTGATTCTTCGTCAGACGGGGAGATAAATGAGAGATTGGCGGCTACGGAAACCAACAATGCTAATGGGCAACTTACTTCGACCCCCAGGGATGCACGGCTTCAAGAAACTGCAATAGTTACTGCGACCCAACCCCTCGATTCTGAGGCAGCTGAGCTTAGGAAGAAGATTGCAGATCTCACAGCAGCCAATAATAAGCTTAGACAACATCATAACGAATCTAAGAACACTGTCAAAAAACTACAGATGCAGGTACGCAAGCTGCAGAAAGAGGCAACTAATTTCTCACGAAATACGAAGTTTTTAAATGAAGACCAAATTCGTGCTCTTTCTCGGAACAACAATCATGGTAATTCGTGGTCAGCGCAAACAGTAAAGCAAGGTCTAAAAATtaaatttgcttgtggaaccaccGGGTATGAAACACTCAGAAAGATTGGCTACCCTCTTCCATCCAGCAGAACGTTAGCAAGAAGAATTCAGGGCCTGAAGTTTCTGCCAGGTATCCTGCATGAAGTGATCGACGTCATGAGGTCGAAAGCAGAGGGAATGGAGGACGTGGAGAAAGACCGCGTTCTCTTTTTAGATGAAATGGAGATAGCACCCGGATTTGAACTCGACCGTGGCGAAGACGTGCTTCTGGGAGGAACGACGTTGCCCTCAAAGCCTGAAGAGCCAGCCAATCATGCTTTGGTGTTTATGCTAGGTGGGGTAAACCAGAGATGGAAGCAAGTGATAGCCTATGAATTCACTGGTAGGCACGTGGACGGCTCTGTACTCAAGGCATATGTCCTGGAAATAGTGCAGATATGCAGCCAGATTTCTCTAAGAGTCCGTGTTATCACATGTGACATGGGTGCAGCAAACCGCGCTATGTGGAGAGAATTTGGCTTTTCGAGCCACCGCCATTCGACAACTTCGTGCTCAATACCTCACCCAACCTTAAAAGGGAAGGAACTTTTTTTCATCTCGGACCCggcacatgtccttaagaacctGAAAGGACAGCTTCTAAGCTCAAAAGTTTTCACACTCAGTGATACTACAGTAAGCAGGAACGGACTGACGGCCTCGAAGGTGAAATTGGAGCATGTACAGGCCGTCTTGGATTATGACGCAGCCAACGAACTTAAGGTAGCACCAAATTTGTCAGAAACCCACATTAGTTGTGGGCACTTCACCAAAATGAAAGTAGGAGTCGCTGTCCAGCTCTTCCGTGAAGCCCCACCAGCTATTCGGTTCCTAATAAAAGAAGGAGTGATTGAGCCAGAGGCCGAAACAACAGCGTGGTTTATGGACCTCGTTTCTAGGTGGTATGCCCTCATGTCATCGCGTCATCCCACCATGGCGCTAAGCCGCAGGAACATTACTAAATATCATGCCGCCTTGGACACACTACGCACGGCAACAGACACCATCAGAGAACTGAAAATGGGCACTGGATCTCAGTGGAAGCCATCGCAAGCAGGGGTCCTAATTGCGACAACGGCTGTCCTTCGCCTTCAAGAAGTGCTTCTTGGCAGTGAAGGGTATGAATTCCTCCTCACGAGCAGGCTGTTGCAAGACTGCCTAGAAAACCTTTTTTCTGTGGTGCGGCTCATGAAGCCAGTGCCCACTGCGTATGACTTGAAGTGTGCACTCCGACTCGTCAGCGTCAGCCACTTTCTTCACACTCCGAGATCAACAAGCTACGAACTTGACGACCGCGAATACCTTGTCGATCTGCTTGCACATAGCAAGAAGGaatgtgcagaaagcgaagtcgATGAAATCAACGACACGGAAATTCTGTTCATTGAAGAGCTCACGTCAACCGAGTGCCGCATCTTGTTTTACCTTGGCGGTTTTATTTTGAAAGGAATTTTGAAATCTATAACTTGTCCGCAGTGCAAGGCTGCTCTCCTTGGCAAGCCTGACGATCAGTATGCTTCCCTGACTGCACTCAAGGAATACGTCAGGGATGGGCAAAACCTCGTATATCCAAGCGCTGATGTCATGAAAACTTTAAAAAACTACGAGGAACATTTCACCGCTGTCAACTCATGGTGCACAGGCAAATTTTTCACCATGAAGTCGCCACTTCGTTCTCTGATAGCCTATCTCGAAGGCATAGACAAACCCTCAGTGAACACATGCATGGCTCACAAAGAACGAATAAGCAAAATGCTGACTGCTGCATATGCCAGAGTGAGGCTCCGAATTCATCTCCGACAAATTCCGAGCACTCATCCTAGTGGCCACGGAAGCAAGACTTGTGCAGGGGTCAGCCTTGCGTAA